In the Quercus lobata isolate SW786 chromosome 5, ValleyOak3.0 Primary Assembly, whole genome shotgun sequence genome, one interval contains:
- the LOC115989972 gene encoding putative F-box protein At1g32420: protein MDVVRCSSSLLQRLSIDDIPDCLLIEILSQLPLKSIFQCKCVSRRWCSLISAPSFAYIVHRLRSSSILQRPSTLLISHYTDGVRKVLMTSEEPEFKSLASLINQYYINNRSVSLDIVHASCHDLLLCTQKELKMFSAVVCNAVYYVLNPITRQSITLPPLRRPSNAKIGFIFRCYHDQQQFSYRVMCIPKFDCESTEFKVDIFSSDTGKWSESIVSCPPGFHFTDSAHSCAGVPYQGLHFWWSLDGHLVGFDPYTSKCRRVIYKPEDFAPNRRIQRLGVCNGALRICQLAGPPYADDELLVWELKDHDTECKWSLEHKVYFNQMGAENPGLTECLKHISIESLLGYHPYDRDVVYLILATMVVSLNLRRKTVEMVCDFQRPSPFYKALNVFDFVLPCWPTPIPSSPLKE from the coding sequence ATGGATGTTGTGCGATGCTCTTCCTCTCTTCTTCAACGTCTGTCAATAGATGATATTCCCGACTGTTTGTTGATTGAAATCCTGTCCCAGCTGCCTCTGAAATCTATATTTCAATGCAAGTGCGTCTCACGCCGATGGTGCTCTCTAATCTCTGCTCCTTCTTTCGCTTACATTGTTCACCGGCTCCGCTCTTCTTCAATATTGCAACGACCCTCTACCTTGCTCATCAGCCACTACACCGATGGTGTGAGGAAGGTCCTAATGACATCGGAGGAACCCGAATTCAAATCTCTAGCCTCTTTAATAAACCAATATTACATTAATAACCGCTCAGTTTCGCTTGACATTGTTCACGCTTCGTGTCATGACTTGCTTTTATGCACccaaaaggaattgaaaatgtTCAGTGCGGTGGTCTGCAATGCTGTGTACTATGTGTTAAATCCAATTACAAGGCAGTCGATAACGCTTCCTCCCCTACGTCGTCCTAGCAATGCTAAGATTGGATTCATCTTCCGCTGCTACCATGATCAGCAGCAATTCAGTTATAGGGTGATGTGCATTCCTAAATTTGATTGTGAATCAACAGAATTCAAGGTAGATATATTCTCGTCCGACACGGGCAAATGGAGTGAGTCAATAGTGTCGTGTCCGCCAGGGTTTCACTTCACTGACTCTGCGCATTCCTGCGCTGGTGTTCCCTATCAAGGTTTGCATTTCTGGTGGAGTTTGGATGGGCACCTTGTTGGGTTTGATCCGTACACCAGCAAATGCCGTCGAGTCATCTACAAACCCGAAGATTTTGCACCGAACCGTAGAATTCAGCGCCTTGGTGTTTGTAATGGTGCCTTGAGAATATGCCAACTTGCAGGTCCTCCTTATGCTGATGATGAATTACTTGTTTGGGAGTTGAAGGACCATGATACAGAATGTAAATGGTCTTTAGAACACAAGGTGTATTTCAACCAAATGGGTGCGGAAAATCCTGGGCTAACAGAATGCCTAAAACATATATCTATAGAGTCACTGCTAGGCTATCATCCGTATGACAGGGATGTTGTGTATTTGATTCTTGCAACTATGGTTGTATCACTCAACTTGAGGAGAAAAACAGTGGAAATGGTCTGTGATTTTCAGAGGCCTTCCCCGTTTTACAAGGCTTTAAACGTCTTCGACTTTGTTCTTCCTTGTTGGCCAACTCCCATTCCTTCTTCTCCCTTGAAAGAATGA